From Neobacillus sp. PS2-9, the proteins below share one genomic window:
- a CDS encoding DUF4350 domain-containing protein — protein MRKLPIISRSWMGLTVLLLLFILISFFIYSQKPKSYPSYVSDSPAPTGVKAFYTFVKNEIGGKTWSYSPDLLPKEESHQLLVMVEPFFTPDRKETKAYLDFMKAGNTILLFKNNPKGMFDLNTGPFEESPSTSNDLMSVTNQNHVTFKAEMNSFIRLYPTDKDQLLLKDAAGAVALKRTYGQGQLIVTIAPEWMTNGNLLNHDHLPLILSLLDEAKPQNILFDEYLHTGKGTAGRLAVYPMWFLILLLQGILIMILWLWKKGKRFGPIFTPREDTVRFSDEGIQALTAWFIRGSRYQDSIRIQADYVKHLLQEHWRIPYSKEWRDSISLLEKKWKQMPSSEINSFLKGLEIILEKEKLSKQEYLLWSRKLDRLRKEVNEG, from the coding sequence TTGAGAAAACTTCCAATTATTAGCCGTTCATGGATGGGGCTGACTGTTTTACTCCTTTTATTTATTCTTATAAGTTTTTTCATTTATTCGCAAAAGCCGAAGAGTTATCCAAGTTACGTTTCTGACTCTCCTGCTCCAACCGGTGTGAAAGCATTTTATACATTTGTAAAGAATGAAATAGGAGGAAAAACCTGGTCTTATTCCCCTGACCTACTGCCAAAAGAAGAAAGCCATCAACTTCTTGTTATGGTCGAACCGTTTTTTACTCCAGATCGAAAAGAAACGAAGGCTTATTTAGATTTTATGAAAGCTGGAAATACCATTTTATTGTTTAAAAACAATCCAAAAGGAATGTTTGATTTAAACACTGGGCCATTTGAAGAGTCTCCTTCAACATCAAATGACTTAATGAGTGTGACGAATCAAAATCATGTCACCTTTAAGGCGGAAATGAACTCATTTATTCGATTATATCCCACAGATAAGGATCAGCTTTTACTAAAGGATGCTGCAGGAGCTGTTGCATTAAAACGAACGTATGGACAAGGTCAGCTGATTGTAACTATTGCACCAGAATGGATGACAAATGGTAATCTGTTAAACCATGATCATTTGCCACTTATTTTAAGCCTCTTAGATGAAGCTAAACCTCAAAACATATTGTTTGATGAATACCTGCATACTGGCAAGGGTACAGCTGGCCGATTAGCAGTATATCCAATGTGGTTCTTAATACTGCTGTTACAAGGTATTCTTATCATGATTCTTTGGCTATGGAAAAAAGGAAAACGCTTTGGCCCTATTTTTACCCCAAGAGAAGATACCGTTCGATTTAGTGATGAGGGTATCCAAGCCTTGACTGCTTGGTTTATACGTGGCAGTAGATATCAAGACTCCATTAGGATTCAGGCTGATTATGTGAAACACTTGCTACAGGAACATTGGCGAATCCCATATAGCAAAGAGTGGAGGGATTCCATTAGTTTGTTGGAGAAGAAATGGAAGCAAATGCCTAGCAGTGAAATTAATTCTTTCTTAAAAGGATTAGAAATCATATTAGAAAAAGAAAAGCTTAGTAAACAAGAATACTTGCTTTGGTCAAGAAAACTTGATCGATTAAGGAAAGAGGTGAATGAGGGATGA
- a CDS encoding DUF4129 domain-containing protein: MLDPSKARDTLKNILNGKEYRVYQNDTKGLIETWWEKAKEWVADQLAKLFPTMESASSASGPILIGIIVVFVLFLLIFTFFMVRNIRRNRTIREKMPLRLLKEMNWSYQKHIEEAKKQEELGEYTLSTRHLFLALLLFLHDKEWLEARIWKTNWEYYEELRTIQQQRADQFFLLANFFDEVTYGERKVSKEEYSKFSKEINQWLAEHEVEHLGERR; the protein is encoded by the coding sequence ATGCTTGATCCAAGCAAAGCTCGTGACACGTTGAAAAATATTTTAAATGGTAAAGAATATAGGGTCTACCAAAATGATACCAAAGGATTGATAGAGACCTGGTGGGAAAAAGCAAAGGAATGGGTCGCTGACCAATTGGCTAAGCTGTTTCCTACCATGGAATCAGCAAGTAGCGCTTCAGGACCAATCCTTATTGGTATTATCGTAGTATTTGTTCTTTTTTTGTTAATTTTTACATTTTTTATGGTGCGTAACATTAGACGAAACCGGACGATTCGAGAAAAAATGCCTCTGCGATTATTAAAGGAAATGAATTGGTCCTATCAAAAACATATTGAAGAGGCGAAAAAACAAGAAGAACTGGGAGAATACACACTTTCAACCCGTCATTTATTTTTGGCCTTACTTTTATTTCTTCATGATAAGGAATGGCTTGAAGCGAGGATTTGGAAAACAAATTGGGAGTATTATGAAGAACTTCGGACAATACAGCAACAGAGAGCGGACCAATTTTTCCTCTTAGCCAATTTTTTTGATGAAGTGACTTATGGTGAAAGAAAAGTGAGCAAAGAAGAATATAGTAAGTTTTCGAAAGAAATTAACCAATGGCTTGCTGAACATGAAGTTGAACACCTTGGAGAAAGGAGATAG
- a CDS encoding protein kinase → MTQYNEYCMGCMNKKGTIPRCPNCGWIEGTMPESPQHLTPGTMLHGKYLVGRVLGQGGFGITYLGWDLQLDMKLAIKEYMPRDFATRNTGEANITFFTGNVKYLFDNGLHKFLEEARILAKYNNHPGIVSVRDFFKENGTAYLVMYYLDGIDLKKYLEQVGGRLTYEQALSILSPVIDALSTVHRDGILHRDISPDNIYITTNREVKLLDFGAARHAMNDSNKSLSVILKPGYAPEEQYRSKGKQGPWTDIYATAATLYRVITGVVPPESLDRLEEDTLVPPSQLGVSIPPYAEAALIKALSLKAQDRFQSMELFQLSLKEPSQNSITPHIQQQQLQQNHSNSIQHVSNDQTQNQEGVQTVQPIKKKKTGLIVGAVIGGLFLLFCLFIGFLFILGSGAEDDPTSKTDPVTNNNNNNNNNGDVNESVQVSVPLLYNLTAEEAKAELEKVGLKVGKVIQQKDLFSKKGRVFAQSIKADTKKGKNTQVDITVNSGVKLPVDTATIQQQGMALIYQYVDQANALYDQKKWEQALEGYTQTREMVGELLKAKGLSADVFAEARLTEANLADTMSSLKIELGYPYHALEDSNDNVAILTDLQKQNMLSDLKLLGNAYGNLAWSQLLNKLPEDAINSLKQAVNYEPNNILIQVNLAHAYLLTDHFRDAFKLYRANKDLELNGQKISTIIADDLEKLKKAGYDHPDIDVINVNMLGVGVDTDEKQIQRTINYQTDAEFAGDLEGYLSTFAYEPGSKQYTDLTNNFKNLFSNYVFTAADVKELTIENQTADQATVIVTKSFKYNDSNNKEFSEEVTYKFILKKTTSSLPWRIAQLEVVKK, encoded by the coding sequence TTGACACAATACAATGAATATTGCATGGGGTGTATGAACAAAAAAGGGACCATACCTAGATGCCCAAATTGTGGCTGGATAGAAGGGACGATGCCAGAATCTCCGCAACATTTAACTCCAGGGACGATGCTTCATGGGAAGTACTTAGTCGGACGTGTCCTTGGTCAAGGTGGTTTTGGGATCACGTATCTTGGATGGGATCTTCAATTAGATATGAAGCTTGCCATCAAGGAATATATGCCACGAGATTTTGCTACAAGAAATACAGGTGAGGCTAACATTACATTTTTCACAGGAAATGTGAAATATTTATTTGATAATGGCCTTCACAAATTTTTAGAAGAAGCTAGGATTCTAGCAAAATATAATAACCATCCAGGGATTGTATCTGTTCGTGACTTCTTTAAAGAAAATGGAACGGCATACTTAGTAATGTACTATTTAGATGGAATTGATTTAAAGAAGTACTTAGAACAAGTAGGAGGCCGGCTAACGTATGAACAAGCACTTAGTATCTTATCGCCTGTCATAGATGCTTTATCAACTGTACACAGGGATGGAATACTTCACAGGGACATTAGTCCAGACAATATATATATCACAACAAATCGTGAGGTTAAACTTCTAGACTTTGGTGCAGCGAGACATGCGATGAACGATTCCAATAAAAGTTTATCTGTTATTCTAAAGCCTGGCTATGCTCCTGAGGAACAATATCGAAGCAAGGGGAAACAAGGTCCTTGGACAGACATCTACGCTACAGCAGCAACCTTGTATCGAGTTATTACCGGGGTTGTACCTCCAGAATCTCTCGATCGACTAGAGGAAGATACCTTAGTACCACCCAGTCAGCTCGGAGTGTCTATTCCACCCTATGCGGAAGCAGCGCTCATTAAGGCCTTATCTTTAAAAGCTCAAGATCGATTTCAGAGTATGGAATTATTTCAACTATCCTTAAAAGAACCTTCCCAAAATTCAATTACTCCCCATATTCAACAACAACAGCTGCAGCAAAACCATTCAAATTCAATTCAACATGTATCAAACGATCAGACCCAGAATCAAGAAGGAGTTCAAACAGTTCAGCCTATAAAAAAGAAAAAAACCGGTCTTATCGTTGGCGCTGTAATAGGTGGTTTGTTTCTATTATTTTGTTTATTTATTGGGTTTCTGTTCATATTAGGAAGCGGGGCTGAGGATGACCCTACGTCAAAAACAGATCCTGTTACTAACAACAATAATAACAACAATAATAATGGAGATGTAAACGAATCCGTTCAAGTTTCTGTTCCATTACTTTATAACTTAACCGCGGAAGAAGCAAAAGCGGAACTAGAAAAAGTGGGTTTGAAGGTCGGAAAAGTGATTCAACAAAAAGACCTATTTTCGAAAAAGGGTCGAGTATTTGCCCAATCAATTAAAGCTGATACAAAAAAAGGAAAGAACACACAGGTTGACATAACTGTCAATAGTGGCGTTAAACTCCCCGTTGATACAGCAACCATCCAACAGCAAGGAATGGCACTTATTTATCAATATGTTGACCAGGCCAATGCACTTTATGATCAGAAGAAGTGGGAACAAGCGCTTGAGGGTTATACTCAAACACGGGAGATGGTAGGTGAATTACTCAAAGCAAAAGGTCTTTCAGCAGATGTGTTTGCAGAAGCTCGTCTTACAGAAGCAAACTTAGCAGACACAATGAGTTCCCTTAAAATTGAGCTTGGATACCCATACCATGCACTTGAGGATAGCAATGACAATGTGGCAATTTTAACAGATCTACAGAAACAAAACATGCTATCCGACTTAAAGCTTCTAGGGAATGCCTACGGAAATCTAGCTTGGAGTCAGCTATTAAATAAACTCCCAGAAGATGCAATTAATTCTTTAAAGCAAGCAGTGAATTATGAACCGAATAATATATTAATTCAGGTTAACTTAGCCCATGCCTATCTATTAACCGATCATTTCAGAGATGCCTTTAAGCTGTATAGAGCAAACAAAGACCTTGAGCTTAACGGACAAAAGATATCAACAATTATCGCAGATGATTTAGAAAAACTTAAAAAAGCAGGTTATGATCACCCTGATATTGATGTCATAAACGTAAACATGTTAGGTGTGGGTGTGGATACTGATGAAAAGCAAATTCAACGAACCATCAACTATCAAACAGATGCGGAATTTGCGGGAGATTTAGAGGGTTATTTGAGCACATTTGCTTATGAGCCTGGATCAAAGCAATACACAGACTTAACAAATAATTTTAAAAATCTATTTTCTAACTATGTCTTTACAGCCGCAGATGTGAAGGAATTAACTATTGAAAATCAAACGGCAGATCAAGCTACAGTAATAGTAACAAAATCCTTTAAATATAATGATAGTAATAACAAAGAGTTTTCAGAAGAAGTCACCTACAAATTTATTCTTAAAAAGACGACTAGCTCCCTACCTTGGCGGATTGCACAATTGGAAGTCGTAAAAAAATAA
- a CDS encoding FHA domain-containing protein yields the protein MSMVQCANGHFYNQQMNSTCPHCQGQGNMGKTMGLTPSQPNSDPWKNAGFDKPIPQPLPGFEKTVPQQPQVTPEPIKKAKPVVAKDEGRTIGIFNNKEGIDPVVGWLVCIAGNDRGADFRIHPEKNTIGRSENNDIRIAKDQTVSRDNHATVIYDPKKKNFRLLAGGGRGLVYVNDEVIDFSTPLKANDIIELGETKLMFVPLCGEHFDWNNVK from the coding sequence ATGAGTATGGTGCAGTGTGCGAATGGCCATTTTTATAATCAGCAAATGAATAGTACCTGTCCTCATTGTCAAGGACAGGGAAATATGGGGAAAACAATGGGATTAACACCATCACAACCTAATTCGGATCCTTGGAAGAACGCTGGATTTGACAAACCAATTCCACAACCCCTGCCAGGATTTGAAAAAACAGTACCGCAGCAGCCACAAGTGACTCCTGAACCTATAAAAAAAGCAAAACCGGTAGTTGCGAAGGACGAAGGCAGGACGATTGGAATCTTTAATAATAAAGAAGGAATTGATCCTGTAGTCGGCTGGCTTGTATGCATTGCAGGAAATGATCGAGGTGCAGACTTCCGTATACATCCAGAGAAAAATACCATCGGTCGTTCAGAGAACAATGATATTCGGATTGCCAAGGACCAAACGGTTTCTAGAGATAATCACGCAACCGTTATCTATGATCCAAAGAAAAAGAACTTCCGATTGCTTGCAGGAGGAGGAAGAGGTTTAGTATATGTGAATGATGAAGTGATTGATTTTAGCACTCCTTTAAAGGCAAACGATATTATTGAATTAGGAGAAACAAAACTTATGTTTGTTCCTTTATGTGGAGAACATTTTGATTGGAATAATGTCAAATAA
- a CDS encoding serine/threonine-protein kinase, protein MNLEDLCMGCMSVKGSADICPTCHWQDGDEEESVLFLPPGTILNHKYLLGKVLGSGGFGVTYLALDLDLKIKLAIKEYLPNGFVTRNGTNQHVSVYSGNQESAYRDGLKKFLEEAMVLAKFSTMPGIVTVRDYFAENNTAYLVMYYLDGITFKEFLERNNEVIPYETGLTILLPALSALSEVHKHNILHRDISPDNIYITKDRQIKLLDFGAARQVLGEQSKSLDVILKRGYAPEEQYRTRGKQGPWTDVYAAGATFYRAIVGVTPPDSLERLAEDSLIAPSKLGITIPFSIERALLKALAVRSSDRYQTMQEFYEALITSSPGNEKSNPQSLPNEKTSTPPTPPASAGCLTLAMGLVGITFCATLIISVFF, encoded by the coding sequence ATGAATCTAGAAGATTTATGTATGGGCTGTATGTCCGTAAAGGGATCGGCTGACATTTGCCCAACCTGTCACTGGCAGGATGGAGACGAGGAAGAATCGGTTCTATTTTTACCACCAGGAACCATCTTAAATCATAAATATCTTCTTGGTAAGGTACTCGGAAGTGGAGGGTTTGGGGTCACATATTTAGCATTGGACCTTGATTTGAAAATTAAGCTTGCCATTAAGGAGTATCTACCTAACGGATTTGTTACCCGCAATGGGACCAATCAACATGTTTCTGTATATTCGGGTAATCAAGAATCTGCTTATCGTGATGGATTAAAAAAGTTTTTGGAAGAGGCCATGGTTTTGGCTAAATTTAGTACGATGCCTGGTATTGTAACAGTTCGTGATTATTTTGCGGAAAACAATACCGCCTATCTTGTAATGTACTATTTGGATGGAATTACCTTTAAAGAGTTTTTAGAGAGAAATAATGAAGTTATTCCTTATGAAACAGGACTGACCATTTTATTGCCTGCACTATCAGCGTTATCAGAGGTTCATAAGCATAATATTCTCCACCGTGATATTAGCCCAGACAATATCTATATTACAAAAGATCGCCAAATTAAATTACTTGATTTTGGAGCGGCACGACAAGTGTTGGGCGAACAAAGCAAAAGTTTAGATGTCATATTAAAACGAGGCTATGCTCCGGAAGAACAGTATCGCACTAGAGGAAAACAGGGACCCTGGACGGATGTATATGCAGCCGGAGCAACCTTTTATCGGGCAATAGTGGGAGTTACACCGCCTGATTCGTTAGAAAGGTTGGCAGAAGATTCACTGATTGCACCCTCAAAGCTAGGCATTACTATTCCTTTTAGTATCGAACGTGCCCTGTTAAAAGCACTGGCAGTACGTTCCTCAGACAGATATCAGACGATGCAGGAATTTTATGAAGCGCTTATAACCAGTTCACCAGGAAATGAAAAAAGTAACCCACAGAGCCTACCAAACGAAAAAACTAGTACTCCTCCTACGCCTCCTGCTTCCGCAGGATGTTTAACTTTAGCAATGGGCCTCGTCGGAATAACCTTTTGTGCCACATTAATTATAAGTGTTTTCTTTTAA
- a CDS encoding protein phosphatase 2C domain-containing protein: MNITTASLSNVGGRKYNEDYCAFLSQNLSNIWVVADGMGGHFGGEVASKEAVEVILERFKHQSEVTKDTVFSLFSEANQRILSLQREKELLRRMHTTMVLVVADPINTVCAHIGDSRCYFFQQGTLVSRTQDHSVVQVLVNQGEITEKEMRSHEDRNKVLKSLGKEESLKPTIRSLDRPLQSGDTWLLCTDGFWEYVYEYEMEIDYFKSRTPEEWLRKMETRLLARASKNNDNYTAIAIFCRD, translated from the coding sequence ATGAACATTACCACAGCATCCTTATCAAATGTGGGTGGAAGAAAATATAACGAAGATTATTGTGCCTTTCTTTCTCAAAATCTATCAAATATCTGGGTAGTCGCTGATGGGATGGGTGGGCATTTTGGTGGTGAGGTCGCCTCAAAGGAAGCGGTTGAAGTTATTTTAGAACGATTTAAACATCAAAGTGAAGTTACCAAGGATACCGTTTTTTCACTATTTTCAGAAGCAAATCAGCGAATATTATCTCTGCAAAGAGAAAAAGAACTGTTAAGAAGAATGCACACGACGATGGTGTTAGTAGTCGCAGATCCCATTAACACTGTCTGTGCCCACATAGGCGATTCAAGGTGTTACTTTTTTCAACAAGGGACGTTAGTTTCTCGTACTCAGGATCATAGCGTGGTTCAAGTACTAGTCAATCAAGGAGAAATTACTGAAAAAGAGATGCGGTCGCATGAAGACCGAAACAAAGTATTGAAATCACTTGGAAAAGAGGAATCACTAAAACCGACCATAAGATCTCTGGACCGACCGCTTCAGTCCGGTGACACATGGTTATTATGTACCGATGGATTTTGGGAATACGTATATGAATATGAAATGGAAATTGATTACTTTAAATCCCGGACACCCGAGGAATGGTTAAGAAAGATGGAAACAAGATTGTTAGCTCGTGCAAGTAAGAATAATGATAATTATACAGCAATCGCCATTTTTTGCAGGGATTAA
- the pepF gene encoding oligoendopeptidase F — MPTYTSRNEVPIQEKWNVADIYTNLSKWDEDYQLVEQIAEQLKKFDGDIHGGHALYQYLQQKEVLSFHFNKLYAYAMLSVDENTRVTNAQSLLERAKQLSVKVSSSTSFFMPYLLSLDETTLDGYLEEEEKLEYFAEDLWESFRYKKHVLSKEKEELLSQLGDALSVPSHTFGMINNADIKFGDVTNDNGERVELTRGMYAKLIENENRDKRREAYKAYYQPYVQLKNSIASTLAAAIKNNVTLAKIRQYPSALEKSLFGDKVPKDVYENLIQTTKKNIAPLHRYTQIRKEKLKLDEIRQYDMSVPLVSGVKQVISYEEAYETMCKALAPLGEEYIQILKEFKDARYIDVRETPGKRSGAYNLGVYGVHPFILLNHQDDLDSLFTLVHECGHGVHSRLSSEHQPQITARYSIFVAEVASTVNEVLLINYLLNNEQNVEARKHLLNHFIDQFKGTFFTQVMFAEFEKITHEMAEKGTPLNVEVFNQTYESLFREYNGNELVFDEEVKYGWSRIPHFYRPFYVYKYATGFASAIHLATRILEGDQDTLQSYLEFLKSGSSDYPLELLKKTGVDLMSPYPIENSLKKFEELVEEFSQL, encoded by the coding sequence ATGCCAACGTACACAAGCCGGAACGAAGTGCCAATCCAAGAAAAATGGAATGTAGCGGATATTTATACGAATCTTAGCAAATGGGATGAAGATTATCAGCTAGTTGAACAAATAGCGGAACAATTAAAGAAATTTGACGGAGATATTCACGGTGGTCATGCCTTATATCAATACCTCCAGCAAAAAGAGGTTTTATCGTTCCATTTTAATAAGTTGTACGCCTATGCCATGTTATCTGTGGATGAAAACACAAGGGTTACAAATGCTCAATCTCTATTAGAGCGGGCGAAACAACTCAGTGTGAAGGTTAGCTCCTCCACCTCATTCTTTATGCCTTATTTATTAAGCTTAGATGAGACAACTTTAGATGGATACTTGGAAGAAGAAGAAAAGCTAGAATACTTTGCAGAAGATTTATGGGAATCCTTTCGCTATAAGAAACATGTGCTTAGTAAGGAAAAGGAAGAACTACTATCACAATTAGGTGATGCATTGTCTGTTCCTAGTCATACGTTTGGGATGATTAATAACGCTGACATTAAGTTCGGAGATGTAACGAATGACAACGGGGAACGTGTGGAGTTAACCAGGGGAATGTATGCAAAGCTCATTGAGAATGAAAACCGTGATAAGCGAAGAGAAGCTTATAAGGCATATTATCAGCCATATGTTCAATTAAAAAACTCCATTGCATCCACTCTTGCAGCTGCCATTAAAAATAATGTTACTTTAGCTAAAATACGTCAATATCCATCTGCACTTGAAAAGTCTTTATTTGGTGATAAAGTTCCGAAGGATGTATATGAGAACTTAATACAAACAACAAAAAAGAATATTGCACCATTGCATCGATATACACAAATCCGTAAGGAAAAATTAAAGCTAGATGAAATTCGCCAATACGATATGAGTGTTCCACTTGTAAGTGGAGTGAAGCAAGTCATCTCATATGAGGAAGCTTATGAAACCATGTGTAAAGCATTAGCTCCGCTCGGAGAGGAATACATTCAAATTCTTAAGGAGTTTAAGGATGCTAGATATATCGATGTTCGGGAAACGCCTGGCAAACGATCTGGTGCCTACAATTTAGGTGTCTATGGGGTGCATCCCTTTATCCTTTTAAATCATCAGGATGATTTGGATAGTTTATTTACCTTAGTGCATGAATGCGGTCACGGAGTACACAGCAGACTAAGTTCCGAGCATCAGCCACAAATAACGGCGAGATATAGCATTTTTGTAGCAGAGGTAGCTTCTACAGTTAATGAAGTGCTTTTAATTAATTATTTATTAAATAATGAGCAGAATGTAGAAGCTCGCAAACATTTGCTCAATCATTTTATTGATCAATTTAAGGGTACTTTCTTTACACAGGTGATGTTTGCTGAGTTTGAAAAGATAACCCATGAGATGGCAGAAAAAGGGACACCGCTTAATGTTGAGGTATTTAATCAAACATACGAAAGCTTGTTTAGAGAATACAATGGGAATGAACTTGTTTTTGATGAGGAAGTGAAATATGGATGGTCAAGAATACCTCATTTTTATCGTCCTTTTTATGTTTATAAGTATGCAACTGGTTTTGCGTCAGCCATTCATTTGGCCACAAGGATTCTTGAAGGTGATCAGGATACACTTCAATCCTACTTGGAATTTTTAAAGAGTGGCAGTTCCGATTATCCTTTAGAGTTATTGAAGAAGACTGGTGTAGATTTGATGTCACCATATCCAATTGAAAACTCATTAAAGAAATTTGAAGAATTAGTTGAAGAGTTCTCCCAACTGTAA
- a CDS encoding CapA family protein has product MNEESDKKGTDTRLLRHRSPKKRRNMILMILLILIASGGTYYFIGLNSEKASTKLVNKEPVRTEQVTKVKTKEETKQEEKTEDNQTATPEPVTETSIKISAAGDFTLGTDESFTYSDSFVKTASANGLPYFVKGLNDIFKNDDLTTVNLETTLTNATQKAQKTFRFKGDPSYAQILVLGGIEAVNLANNHIHDYLDKGYTDTINTLKNQKIGYFGYDHQFITTVKGVKIGAIGYEGWNDTPEVRNRTAQDIKNLRNQGVQIILVHYHWGNEGHYVPEGSQKSLAHFTIDSGADLVLGHHPHVVQGIEEYKGKFIVYSLGNFMFGGNRNPRDKDTFVFQQTFHLKNGVLTDQKEINVVPFSISSVSSRNNYQPTLLTGAEHDRVKKKIIDASNKINGSDWLVYENKDQVAKK; this is encoded by the coding sequence ATGAATGAAGAGTCAGATAAAAAAGGGACAGATACCAGATTACTGCGCCATCGATCTCCAAAAAAAAGACGGAATATGATCCTCATGATCCTCTTAATTTTGATTGCTTCCGGTGGAACGTATTATTTCATTGGCTTAAACTCAGAAAAAGCTTCTACAAAATTAGTGAATAAAGAGCCCGTACGAACGGAGCAGGTTACAAAAGTTAAGACGAAGGAAGAAACCAAACAGGAAGAAAAAACAGAAGATAACCAAACTGCTACTCCTGAACCTGTTACAGAAACTAGTATTAAAATTAGCGCAGCCGGTGATTTCACGCTTGGAACAGATGAAAGCTTTACTTATAGCGATTCCTTTGTCAAGACGGCCTCCGCAAATGGTCTGCCTTATTTTGTAAAAGGATTAAATGATATTTTTAAGAATGACGATCTCACAACTGTCAATCTAGAAACAACCTTAACAAATGCTACCCAAAAAGCACAGAAGACTTTCCGCTTTAAAGGTGACCCATCGTACGCACAAATTTTAGTGCTTGGTGGGATTGAGGCTGTCAATCTAGCAAACAATCATATCCATGATTACCTTGATAAAGGGTATACTGATACAATTAATACACTGAAAAATCAAAAAATCGGTTATTTTGGTTACGATCATCAATTTATAACAACGGTTAAAGGTGTGAAAATTGGCGCTATAGGATATGAAGGCTGGAATGACACTCCAGAAGTTCGCAATAGAACGGCTCAGGATATTAAAAACCTAAGGAATCAGGGTGTGCAGATTATTCTTGTCCATTATCATTGGGGAAATGAGGGGCATTATGTACCAGAAGGGTCACAGAAGTCATTAGCCCATTTTACCATCGATAGTGGTGCGGATTTGGTATTGGGTCATCATCCGCATGTTGTACAAGGTATAGAAGAATACAAAGGTAAGTTTATTGTCTATAGTCTTGGGAATTTCATGTTTGGTGGGAATAGAAACCCAAGAGATAAGGACACATTTGTATTTCAACAAACGTTTCATTTGAAGAATGGGGTCCTTACAGACCAAAAAGAAATTAATGTCGTTCCATTTTCTATATCATCTGTTTCCTCAAGGAATAACTATCAACCTACTCTATTAACAGGTGCTGAGCATGACCGCGTTAAGAAAAAAATTATTGATGCTTCAAATAAAATAAATGGTTCTGATTGGTTAGTATATGAAAATAAAGACCAGGTTGCAAAAAAGTAA
- a CDS encoding MoxR family ATPase — protein MKTVLTSFLEKYEERILGQGLNLRLLLSAVLAGGHVLLEGVPGTGKTQMVRTLASLLGGNFNRIQFTPDLLPSDITGSTIYNMKESAFQTLKGPIFTNILLADEINRTPAKTQAALLEAMEEKQVTIQGETYTLPEIFFVVATQNPIEFEGTYPLPEAQQDRFLFKLQINFPSFEEEKKVLQQVIEKRFTENQVEPFINMNTFQTIRQEIEQVTVGENVLDYIMQIVRRSRESDSIRFGASTRAGISIGKAAQAWAYIHGRNYVTPDDIKMVAKPALRHRIQLSPHVELEGANVDQIIEELVGSVPVPR, from the coding sequence ATGAAAACTGTTTTAACATCCTTCTTAGAAAAATATGAGGAACGAATTTTAGGTCAAGGACTCAATCTAAGACTCTTATTGTCTGCTGTTTTAGCTGGAGGACATGTCCTTCTAGAAGGAGTTCCGGGTACTGGTAAAACGCAGATGGTCAGGACACTGGCGAGTCTCCTTGGAGGAAACTTTAATAGGATTCAATTTACGCCTGATTTACTTCCAAGTGATATTACCGGAAGTACCATTTACAACATGAAAGAAAGTGCGTTTCAAACATTAAAGGGACCTATTTTTACAAATATTCTTCTAGCAGATGAAATCAATCGCACACCTGCAAAGACACAGGCCGCTTTGTTAGAAGCGATGGAAGAAAAACAAGTGACGATTCAAGGTGAAACGTATACATTGCCGGAAATATTTTTTGTCGTCGCCACCCAAAATCCAATTGAATTTGAAGGTACATATCCGCTGCCAGAAGCACAGCAGGACCGCTTCCTATTCAAACTACAAATTAACTTCCCGTCGTTTGAGGAGGAAAAGAAGGTATTACAACAAGTGATTGAAAAGCGATTTACTGAAAATCAAGTAGAACCCTTCATAAATATGAACACTTTTCAAACAATTAGACAAGAAATTGAGCAAGTTACAGTAGGAGAGAATGTCTTAGATTATATTATGCAGATTGTCAGGAGATCCCGGGAGTCAGATTCCATTCGTTTTGGGGCAAGCACGCGTGCTGGAATATCTATTGGGAAAGCTGCTCAGGCTTGGGCATACATACATGGTCGGAATTATGTAACGCCGGATGATATCAAAATGGTGGCAAAGCCAGCTTTAAGACACCGAATACAGTTATCTCCACATGTGGAATTGGAGGGAGCAAACGTTGACCAAATCATTGAAGAGCTTGTGGGGTCGGTTCCTGTTCCAAGATAG